One region of Triticum aestivum cultivar Chinese Spring chromosome 6B, IWGSC CS RefSeq v2.1, whole genome shotgun sequence genomic DNA includes:
- the LOC123135407 gene encoding ubiquitin-like domain-containing protein CIP73 isoform X1, translated as MADDGAGGAGSSTARDGADGPEPATIEINIKTLESQVHKLRVDKNETVLNLKEKIVDVAGIPVEQQRLIFRGRVLKDDHLLSEYHLEDGYTLHLVARRTAEGQHSSETPEANPNANASGAGNGAMLGDYMSRETIDVMVSEGVINDIPATVRDILGNFLGMPGGVANATFSVPLNHPPPDGANNGRTQPGQAPPGFSILNHQIHVSQLPPSGAIPRNMVVPDSMTTLLEYINRMDQVLQNNGVPPSADSNAQEPPTSATDDAYLNQSFPSPEVLASVVERAQQLLGGSASSALSHLAQHIQRDAATADTSVRSQIQNESAQLGVAMQHLGAMLFELGRTMMTLRMGPSPINAFVNAGPAVYITPTGPSPIMVQPSFQSAPHFGVSSIPPVFGVSGPFGIVDPSRANGVNIHAGASATSGPSGGSTTASATTANGESQNAERPQGGNPSATRGLPPRTVVTGLAAIPAFPGRSSVGVILPVQMRSQVAAPNQSTGPQGSETAVGNGSQPNSAYVVPQASSGSAVSAMIAQISAQVANALAANPQALASLTSAVLNPAAQGPHPPTTNNGAGTVSSVTSGNTQSQNELPGSHHGQTSVNMQSDATGAGTVPSNTSGPSLTPQDISTVSVSDVDSSQQRSGESAAASLGGQMTGTLTGDVPLGMPAENSELKSKPSDGETGESTKPAASGGSGPLGLGGGLQPKRRSRATKLSGTSSDSGEAVNTSSVPRSQEAVLRGQQALQALVSRGANASSGSVTASQAPSSTPRSAAGMPLRRPGGEGQVDLGSMLSSVLNNPMFSNLMSNVAAQTGMDSPADVRNIMEDLTQNRAVMDTLSSMVQNVDVPQRGGQGGFDLSSMMQQMMPVVSQVLGGASPRRAGTDVQPRQNDREVSGAAGGRSSQMDLQEACQRIEQRDAPEDIFGAVLETAAQAYGNDESIEVMLEELASDPELADEYMKLLLEQVGERVESESEAKTQS; from the exons ATTTGGAAGATGGATATACATTGCATTTGGTGGCTCGACGCACAGCTGAGGGCCAACATTCCTCTGAGACTCCTGAAGCAAACCCCAATGCTAATG CTAGTGGTGCCGGAAATGGAGCAATGCTGGGAGATTACATGTCCAGG GAAACTATAGATGTTATGGTTTCCGAGGGGGTGATAAATGACATTCCTGCG ACTGTTCGGGATATTCTTGGTAACTTCCTTGGGATGCCTGGTGGTGTGGCAAATGCTACGTTCTCG GTGCCATTAAACCACCCCCCACCAGATGGGGCCAATAATGGAAGAACTCAGCCAGGCCAGGCACCACCTGGGTTCTCAATTctcaatcatcaaattcatgtgTCACAGCTTCCACCTTCCGGCGCTATTCCTCGCAACATG GTTGTTCCTGATTCCATGACGACCCTGTTGGAGTATATCAATCGCATGGACCAAGTATTGCAGAACAATG GCGTTCCACCATCCGCGGACTCAAATGCTCAGGAACCACCAACATCAGCGACAGATGATGCTTACTTGAACCAAAGCTTTCCAAGTCCTGAGGTGCTGGCGTCAGTTGTTGAAAGGGCCCAACAACTTCTTGGCGGCAGTGCTTCTTCTGCGCTTTCT CATCTTGCACAACATATTCAGAGAGATGCTGCCACTGCTGATACATCTGTGCGAAGCCAGATCCAGAATGAGTCGGCACAGTTGGGAGTAGCGATGCAGCATTTGGGGGCTATGCTTTTTGAGCTTGGACGGACAATGATGACGCTTAGAATGGGACCATCTCCT ATTAATGCTTTTGTAAATGCCGGGCCTGCTGTTTATATAACCCCTACAGGACCAAGTCCAATCATGGTTCAG CCGTCTTTCCAGAGCGCCCCTCATTTTGGAGTTTCTAGCATACCGCCAGTTTTTGGTGTCTCTGGTCCATTTGGTATTGTTGATCCTTCTCGAGCAAATGGTGTCAATATTCATGCTG GTGCTTCTGCAACAAGTGGTCCATCTGGTGGTTCAACCACTGCTTCTGCAACCACTGCCAACGGGGAAAGCCAAAATGCAGAAAGACCTCAAGGAGGCAACCCGTCGGCTACACGTGGATTGCCACCACGAACAGTTGTTACAGGACTTGCAGCTATTCCGGCCTTTCCAGGGAGGTCCTCAGTTGGTGTTATCCTTCCTGTTCAAATGAGAAGCCAAGTGGCAGCACCTAACCAGTCAACTGGTCCTCAAGGTTCTGAGACTGCCGTGGGCAACGGATCTCAACCGAATTCGGCATATGTTGTTCCACAAGCTTCTTCAGGCAGTGCTGTTTCTGCTATGATAGCACAGATATCTGCACAGGTAGCCAATGCACTGGCTGCAAACCCGCAGGCATTGGCTTCACTTACATCAGCTGTGCTGAACCCAGCAGCCCAGGGGCCTCACCCCCCAACCACAAACAATGGAGCTGGCACCGTGAGCTCTGTGACATCAGGAAATACACAATCACAAAATGAGCTGCCGGGTTCTCATCATGGGCAAACTTCAGTGAACATGCAGTCTGATGCAACTGGTGCAG GCACTGTGCCTTCAAATACATCCGGTCCCAGTTTGACACCACAAGACATCAGTACTGTGAGTGTCTCCGATGTTGATAGCAGTCAACAACGCTCGGGGGAATCGGCAGCAGCCAGCTTAGGAGGACAGATGACAGGCACACTTACAGGTGATGTTCCTTTGGGCATGCCGGCAGAAAATTCTGAACTGAAGAGCAAGCCGTCAGATGGAGAAACCGGAGAGTCTACTAAACCTGCTGCTAGTGGTGGGTCTGGGCCACTTGGTCTTGGTGGTGGCCTGCAGCCCAAG AGACGTAGCAGAGCAACAAAGCTATCTGGGACTAGCAGCGATTCTGGGGAAGCCGTTAACACCTCTTCTGTCCCTAGAAGCCAGGAAGCTGTTCTGAGGGGACAGCAGGCTCTGCAAGCTCTTGTTTCGAGAGGCGCTAATGCGAGCAGCGGCAGTGTTACGGCTTCTCAAGCCCCATCTTCAACTCCTCGGTCTGCTGCTGGAATGCCTCTGAGAAGACCGGGTGGTGAAGGGCAAGTTGACCTCGGCAGTATGCTATCAAGTGTTCTCAACAACCCGATGTTCAGCAATCTGATGTCAAATGTAGCTGCTCAAACAGGGATGGATTCACCAGCTGATGTGAGGAACATCATGGAAGATCTGACACAGAACCGTGCAGTGATGGACACCTTGAGCAGTATGGTGCAAAATGTGGATGTGCCACAGAGGGGGGGCCAAGGTGGCTTTGACTTGTCCAGTATGATGCAGCAGATGATGCCTGTTGTGTCACAAGTTCTTGGTGGAGCTTCACCTCGTCGTGCTGGTACGGATGTGCAGCCTCGACAGAATGACAGGGAAGTGAGCGGCGCCGCAGGTGGGAGAAGCTCTCAG ATGGATCTCCAAGAAGCATGCCAACGCATCGAGCAACGTGATGCCCCTGAGGATATCTTTGGTGCTGTCCTTGAGACCGCTGCCCAGGCTTATGGCAACGACGAGAGCATCGAGGTCATGCTTGAAGAGCTTGCCAGTGACCCAGAGCTCGCTGAT GAGTACATGAAGCTTCTGCTGGAGCAAGTCGGCGAGAGGGTGGAGTCCGAATCCGAGGCCAAGACGCAGTCGTGA
- the LOC123135407 gene encoding ubiquitin-like domain-containing protein CIP73 isoform X2 has protein sequence MADDGAGGAGSSTARDGADGPEPATIEINIKTLESQVHKLRVDKNETVLNLKEKIVDVAGIPVEQQRLIFRGRVLKDDHLLSEYHLEDGYTLHLVARRTAEGQHSSETPEANPNANASGAGNGAMLGDYMSRTVRDILGNFLGMPGGVANATFSVPLNHPPPDGANNGRTQPGQAPPGFSILNHQIHVSQLPPSGAIPRNMVVPDSMTTLLEYINRMDQVLQNNGVPPSADSNAQEPPTSATDDAYLNQSFPSPEVLASVVERAQQLLGGSASSALSHLAQHIQRDAATADTSVRSQIQNESAQLGVAMQHLGAMLFELGRTMMTLRMGPSPINAFVNAGPAVYITPTGPSPIMVQPSFQSAPHFGVSSIPPVFGVSGPFGIVDPSRANGVNIHAGASATSGPSGGSTTASATTANGESQNAERPQGGNPSATRGLPPRTVVTGLAAIPAFPGRSSVGVILPVQMRSQVAAPNQSTGPQGSETAVGNGSQPNSAYVVPQASSGSAVSAMIAQISAQVANALAANPQALASLTSAVLNPAAQGPHPPTTNNGAGTVSSVTSGNTQSQNELPGSHHGQTSVNMQSDATGAGTVPSNTSGPSLTPQDISTVSVSDVDSSQQRSGESAAASLGGQMTGTLTGDVPLGMPAENSELKSKPSDGETGESTKPAASGGSGPLGLGGGLQPKRRSRATKLSGTSSDSGEAVNTSSVPRSQEAVLRGQQALQALVSRGANASSGSVTASQAPSSTPRSAAGMPLRRPGGEGQVDLGSMLSSVLNNPMFSNLMSNVAAQTGMDSPADVRNIMEDLTQNRAVMDTLSSMVQNVDVPQRGGQGGFDLSSMMQQMMPVVSQVLGGASPRRAGTDVQPRQNDREVSGAAGGRSSQMDLQEACQRIEQRDAPEDIFGAVLETAAQAYGNDESIEVMLEELASDPELADEYMKLLLEQVGERVESESEAKTQS, from the exons ATTTGGAAGATGGATATACATTGCATTTGGTGGCTCGACGCACAGCTGAGGGCCAACATTCCTCTGAGACTCCTGAAGCAAACCCCAATGCTAATG CTAGTGGTGCCGGAAATGGAGCAATGCTGGGAGATTACATGTCCAGG ACTGTTCGGGATATTCTTGGTAACTTCCTTGGGATGCCTGGTGGTGTGGCAAATGCTACGTTCTCG GTGCCATTAAACCACCCCCCACCAGATGGGGCCAATAATGGAAGAACTCAGCCAGGCCAGGCACCACCTGGGTTCTCAATTctcaatcatcaaattcatgtgTCACAGCTTCCACCTTCCGGCGCTATTCCTCGCAACATG GTTGTTCCTGATTCCATGACGACCCTGTTGGAGTATATCAATCGCATGGACCAAGTATTGCAGAACAATG GCGTTCCACCATCCGCGGACTCAAATGCTCAGGAACCACCAACATCAGCGACAGATGATGCTTACTTGAACCAAAGCTTTCCAAGTCCTGAGGTGCTGGCGTCAGTTGTTGAAAGGGCCCAACAACTTCTTGGCGGCAGTGCTTCTTCTGCGCTTTCT CATCTTGCACAACATATTCAGAGAGATGCTGCCACTGCTGATACATCTGTGCGAAGCCAGATCCAGAATGAGTCGGCACAGTTGGGAGTAGCGATGCAGCATTTGGGGGCTATGCTTTTTGAGCTTGGACGGACAATGATGACGCTTAGAATGGGACCATCTCCT ATTAATGCTTTTGTAAATGCCGGGCCTGCTGTTTATATAACCCCTACAGGACCAAGTCCAATCATGGTTCAG CCGTCTTTCCAGAGCGCCCCTCATTTTGGAGTTTCTAGCATACCGCCAGTTTTTGGTGTCTCTGGTCCATTTGGTATTGTTGATCCTTCTCGAGCAAATGGTGTCAATATTCATGCTG GTGCTTCTGCAACAAGTGGTCCATCTGGTGGTTCAACCACTGCTTCTGCAACCACTGCCAACGGGGAAAGCCAAAATGCAGAAAGACCTCAAGGAGGCAACCCGTCGGCTACACGTGGATTGCCACCACGAACAGTTGTTACAGGACTTGCAGCTATTCCGGCCTTTCCAGGGAGGTCCTCAGTTGGTGTTATCCTTCCTGTTCAAATGAGAAGCCAAGTGGCAGCACCTAACCAGTCAACTGGTCCTCAAGGTTCTGAGACTGCCGTGGGCAACGGATCTCAACCGAATTCGGCATATGTTGTTCCACAAGCTTCTTCAGGCAGTGCTGTTTCTGCTATGATAGCACAGATATCTGCACAGGTAGCCAATGCACTGGCTGCAAACCCGCAGGCATTGGCTTCACTTACATCAGCTGTGCTGAACCCAGCAGCCCAGGGGCCTCACCCCCCAACCACAAACAATGGAGCTGGCACCGTGAGCTCTGTGACATCAGGAAATACACAATCACAAAATGAGCTGCCGGGTTCTCATCATGGGCAAACTTCAGTGAACATGCAGTCTGATGCAACTGGTGCAG GCACTGTGCCTTCAAATACATCCGGTCCCAGTTTGACACCACAAGACATCAGTACTGTGAGTGTCTCCGATGTTGATAGCAGTCAACAACGCTCGGGGGAATCGGCAGCAGCCAGCTTAGGAGGACAGATGACAGGCACACTTACAGGTGATGTTCCTTTGGGCATGCCGGCAGAAAATTCTGAACTGAAGAGCAAGCCGTCAGATGGAGAAACCGGAGAGTCTACTAAACCTGCTGCTAGTGGTGGGTCTGGGCCACTTGGTCTTGGTGGTGGCCTGCAGCCCAAG AGACGTAGCAGAGCAACAAAGCTATCTGGGACTAGCAGCGATTCTGGGGAAGCCGTTAACACCTCTTCTGTCCCTAGAAGCCAGGAAGCTGTTCTGAGGGGACAGCAGGCTCTGCAAGCTCTTGTTTCGAGAGGCGCTAATGCGAGCAGCGGCAGTGTTACGGCTTCTCAAGCCCCATCTTCAACTCCTCGGTCTGCTGCTGGAATGCCTCTGAGAAGACCGGGTGGTGAAGGGCAAGTTGACCTCGGCAGTATGCTATCAAGTGTTCTCAACAACCCGATGTTCAGCAATCTGATGTCAAATGTAGCTGCTCAAACAGGGATGGATTCACCAGCTGATGTGAGGAACATCATGGAAGATCTGACACAGAACCGTGCAGTGATGGACACCTTGAGCAGTATGGTGCAAAATGTGGATGTGCCACAGAGGGGGGGCCAAGGTGGCTTTGACTTGTCCAGTATGATGCAGCAGATGATGCCTGTTGTGTCACAAGTTCTTGGTGGAGCTTCACCTCGTCGTGCTGGTACGGATGTGCAGCCTCGACAGAATGACAGGGAAGTGAGCGGCGCCGCAGGTGGGAGAAGCTCTCAG ATGGATCTCCAAGAAGCATGCCAACGCATCGAGCAACGTGATGCCCCTGAGGATATCTTTGGTGCTGTCCTTGAGACCGCTGCCCAGGCTTATGGCAACGACGAGAGCATCGAGGTCATGCTTGAAGAGCTTGCCAGTGACCCAGAGCTCGCTGAT GAGTACATGAAGCTTCTGCTGGAGCAAGTCGGCGAGAGGGTGGAGTCCGAATCCGAGGCCAAGACGCAGTCGTGA